CCATTTTAATTAAATTTTTTAAAACGGATTCTTTGTAATTTTCTGTAATACGCAAAAATACTGTCAACAAGGATAAAAACTACAAAAAATTAAAGCATCATGATAAACGATACTTTTTTAAAACATATTTGAACTGAATGATACACCTGGTTAAAAGTTGATTAATGATCCTTATTCAAATATGATATTTTACTGTCAGCATGTCCTAAATTATGAAAAAAGATTAGGATGTATCCTTGATTACATAAAAGAGTTGCCGCATATTTGGTAGATTTAGTGCTTAAGCCACTTACTTTCCATTAACGAAGGTTTATGTTCAACAGCTGGTTCATCATCATCAGCAGGTTCATTTTCAGTTACAGGTTCTTGTTCTTCTTGCTCAGTCACACTTTCATCACAAGATATAAGCTCATTTTCAATTGTAGTTTCTTGTTCTGTCATAGATACATGTTTAGAGGAATGTTCATTTTCAGTTGGGGGTACATGCTCATCTGGGAGTCGGGATTCTGATGTTAGAGCTTTAACTAAGACTCGGGTTGGAATCTCCCAGACAGATAACTGATTGCACATGGTTTTCACTCCATTCAAGTTTTATATTAATTATATGAGTTTTGTGATTAACCTGATTGGGTCAGTATCAATAGACATGAGTGGAAAAATATCGATTGAGAAAAATCCGTAAATTCACTGAGTGGAATATCCTCCATCAACCATAATAATTTGGCCAGTTACAAAGGAGGCTCCATTTCAATATATTTTAGAAGAGATTCTGTTGTATATGCTAAAGTCATGTGAAATTAGTAATAAAATTTTTTTAGAAGATAAAGATTGACTCTAACCACCCATAAATCTAAGATATAATAAAATTGTCTAAAATGATCTAGGGTGGTCTATAAAAAATGATGCAAAAAAAGTATGCAATTATTGATATAGGTTCTAACACAATGAGGCTTGTAATTTATTTGCTTGATAAGAGCGGTAGGTTAAAAGAAATAGAAAATGCAAAAGCTGTAGCTCGTTTGCGTAATTATTTGTCAAATGATGGTTTTCTAACAGAAGAGGGAATTCAAAAGTTAATTTCGACGCTTAGAAGCTTTCAAGAGGTGACGAGACACCACCAGTTGAAGGAAGTAAAGTGTGTGGCAACGGCAACGATCCGGCATGCGAAAAATCAACAGACGATCCTTAAAAGAGTTCAGGATGAAACAGATTTTGATATGAGAATTTTATCCGAATATGAAGAAGCCTACTTCGGATACTTGGCTGTTGTTAATTCGACGCCTTTTACAAGCGGTGTCACAATTGACATCGGTGGAGGAAGTACGGAGCTTACATATTTTGAAGATAGAAAATTGGTGAGTTACCACAGCTTTCCCTTTGGGGCATTATCATTGAAAAAGCAATTTGTAGAAGCAGAAAAACCTACAGACATTGAGCTAAAAGCCATAAGCAATTTTATCAGTGATCAATTTAAATCACTTGAATGGGTTCAGGACAAGAGATTACCGATTATTGGCATAGGCGGGAGTGCACGAAACATGGTTCAGATCCACCAAGAGTACACGGGATATCCGCTTTCCGGACTGCATCAATATATGATGAGCAGTAAAGATATCTGCGAAATAAACGACTTTTTAAAGCCAATGACTTTTTCAGAATTACAGCGGGTCGATGGCTTGTCAAAGGATCGAGCAGATATTATCCTCCCGGCGATCGAAGTATTTAAGTGCTTACTGGATACCGTCAATACAGATCAGTTTGTTCTTAGCAGAAAAGGGCTTCGTGATGGAATCTTTTACGAAGAATTGAAAAAAGAAAATGGAACCTCTCTTTTTCCTAATGTAATCGAAAAAAGCTTTAGTCAATTAGCTACAGATTATGAAATTAACATTAATAACGCTTGGAAAATGATCGATCTTTCGATACTGCTTGCCCGTCTCTTGCATGATGCCGGTCTGACAAGGATTGATGAGCAGGACACTTCTCTTCTTAAACGAGGTGCATATGTTTACAATCTGGGGTCGTATATTGATTCAGAAACGAGCAGCCAGCATACGTTTTATTTATTGGCAAATCGAACTATTGATGGATTGCTTCATAAAGAAAGGATCCTACTTGCATTATTAGCATCGTTTAAAAACAAATCGGAATTCAAGCGAAATGCTGACCCGTTTCAGCAATGGTTTTCAAAAAGTGAGCTTGCGAAGTATCGTTTATTGGGAGCAATTCTTAAATTTGCTCATAGCTTAAATGCTACCAAACGGAATATCGTGAAGAAGATAGAGCTGGAAGAAAATGAAGGCGATCTTAATTTTTTCGTGACTTGTAATCAAGATTGGAAACTTGAGCAGTATCAAACTGAAAAACAGAAAAAACATTTAGAAAAGCAATTAAAAAAGTCAATTAATATATTTTTCACAGAAGAATAATTCAGCTTGTCACCTTTATTAATAATTGAAGTACAATAGTGTTAATTTTTACGAATATTTGACATTCACAATTAGCTATTAATGTTATAATTATCCTAGAAATTTGTCGAAAAAAGGTGGCATTACGATTGAATAAGAGAATAGAAAATGAAATCGATCTTAGCTGTCCGAAGTATTACAACAATCGAGAATTAAGCTGGCTTGCCTTTAATAATCGTGTATTAGAAGAAGCGCTTGATGATCGGAACCCTTTATTGGAACGGTTGAAATTTTTAGCTATTTTCAGCTCTAATTTGGATGAGTTTTTTATGGTTCGTGTGGCTGGACTTAAGGATCAAGTAAAAGCTGGATTTAATAAACCTGAGAATAAGGCAGGTATGACTCCGAAAGAACAATTAAATGAAATTGCAATTAAAACACATTCCCTGGTTAAATTACAATATGAGGCTTTTAATCAAATCCTATTGCCAAGGCTTAAGGAGGAAGGCATAGAGTTTCTAAAAATGGAAGACTTGCCGGAAGAACAGCTGAAATGGATGGAGGATTATTTTGACGAGAATATTTTTCCTGTTCTAACTCCAATGGCAGTTGATGCATATCGTCCTTTTCCAATGCTTTTAAATAAAAGCTTAAATCTTGTTATTGTGATTGAAGACCATAGTGAAAGTATAGATGAACGGATAAAAACGGCAATCGTCCAGGTCCCTTCTGTACTGGAGCGGTTTGTCCGCCTGCAAACTTCTGATACTAAAGCGCAATTTTTATTATTGGAAGATGTGATCAGCAACTTTATTCATAAATTATTTAAAGGATATAAGGTGGTTTCAGTCTCGGTATTTCGCATTACAAGAAATGCTGATTTAACAATTCATGAAGAAGGGGCCCGCGATTTACTTAAGGAGATTGAGAAAGAGTTAAAAAAACGTAAATGGGGCGCTGCAATAAGACTTGAAATTCAACAAAACGGCTATGATCACAACATTTTGAAGTATTTAACGGAAGAACTTGAAATTCATAAAAAGGATGTTTATGAGATTGACGGACCGATCGATCTAACCATGCTTTTTAGCTTCTACAAAGAAATTAGTAAAACGAGAGAGCACTTAATGTATCAGGCACTAATTCCTCAACCCCCCCGTGATTTAAATTCTGAAGAAGATATATTCAAAAAAGTTACCGAACAAGATATTTTGCTGCATCATCCATACGAATCGTTTGAACCGGTAGTTGAATTCGTATCTGAAGCAGCCGATGACCCAGACGTATTAGCGATTAAGCAAACTTTATATCGAGTTAGCGGAGATTCTCCGATCATTGATGCGTTAAAAAGAGCTGCAGAAAAAGGAAAACAGGTGACTGTCCTATTTGAGTTAAAAGCCAGATTTGATGAAGAAAACAATGTACAGTGGGCAAAAGAGCTCGAGAAAGCGGGCTGCCATGTTATTTACGGAATGACTTATTTAAAAACACATAGTAAAATTACGCTTGTGGTTCGTAAGAAGAATAATCGAATCGAGCGTTTTGTTCACCTCGGCACCGGTAATTATAACGATCAGACAGCAAAAATGTATACCGATTTAGGTTTGTT
This window of the Bacillus gobiensis genome carries:
- the ppx gene encoding exopolyphosphatase, which produces MMQKKYAIIDIGSNTMRLVIYLLDKSGRLKEIENAKAVARLRNYLSNDGFLTEEGIQKLISTLRSFQEVTRHHQLKEVKCVATATIRHAKNQQTILKRVQDETDFDMRILSEYEEAYFGYLAVVNSTPFTSGVTIDIGGGSTELTYFEDRKLVSYHSFPFGALSLKKQFVEAEKPTDIELKAISNFISDQFKSLEWVQDKRLPIIGIGGSARNMVQIHQEYTGYPLSGLHQYMMSSKDICEINDFLKPMTFSELQRVDGLSKDRADIILPAIEVFKCLLDTVNTDQFVLSRKGLRDGIFYEELKKENGTSLFPNVIEKSFSQLATDYEININNAWKMIDLSILLARLLHDAGLTRIDEQDTSLLKRGAYVYNLGSYIDSETSSQHTFYLLANRTIDGLLHKERILLALLASFKNKSEFKRNADPFQQWFSKSELAKYRLLGAILKFAHSLNATKRNIVKKIELEENEGDLNFFVTCNQDWKLEQYQTEKQKKHLEKQLKKSINIFFTEE
- a CDS encoding RNA degradosome polyphosphate kinase; its protein translation is MNKRIENEIDLSCPKYYNNRELSWLAFNNRVLEEALDDRNPLLERLKFLAIFSSNLDEFFMVRVAGLKDQVKAGFNKPENKAGMTPKEQLNEIAIKTHSLVKLQYEAFNQILLPRLKEEGIEFLKMEDLPEEQLKWMEDYFDENIFPVLTPMAVDAYRPFPMLLNKSLNLVIVIEDHSESIDERIKTAIVQVPSVLERFVRLQTSDTKAQFLLLEDVISNFIHKLFKGYKVVSVSVFRITRNADLTIHEEGARDLLKEIEKELKKRKWGAAIRLEIQQNGYDHNILKYLTEELEIHKKDVYEIDGPIDLTMLFSFYKEISKTREHLMYQALIPQPPRDLNSEEDIFKKVTEQDILLHHPYESFEPVVEFVSEAADDPDVLAIKQTLYRVSGDSPIIDALKRAAEKGKQVTVLFELKARFDEENNVQWAKELEKAGCHVIYGMTYLKTHSKITLVVRKKNNRIERFVHLGTGNYNDQTAKMYTDLGLFTSKRKFGIDATNFFNHLSGYTENPTYHHLSVAPFEIRDDFIRLIDEEINFQKQYSNGRIIIKMNSLTDKVIIMKLYEASNAGVKIDLIVRGTCCLRPGLKGASENITVRSIVGRLLEHSRIYYFHHNGEEKIFLSSADMMTRNMEKRVEILFPIFDGPNKQRIREILDASLADNMKAREQDDTGEYHYVERNEDDPEIDSQLMLFNKAYRVKEDEE